One Hyperolius riggenbachi isolate aHypRig1 chromosome 12, aHypRig1.pri, whole genome shotgun sequence genomic window, actaatgatccaattcttTGCCCAATCTTattatttctatgtaatatagcaAATTACATAGAAATAGCAATGTAGCAAGTCTACATTATgaacagcaacacctgattactgctgcttggccaacaagtggatttcctcagcttttcaacCTTGCAGTCCGAcacttagtggccaccattagtacAATTTATTTAATGCTTTTGCTTGTGTTGCTGGGTGTTCTGTGCATGAGCAATGTACATAATTATAAAAACATCTATTGTCTGTTTTGTACTCTGTATACAGCACATGGAaattgaaaataataataataataataataataatacaccctTATGTTTTTCTAAATGTCTCCTGAGGTTTTTTATGGACTTAGGTGTGATTTGATCTTTTTATCCAATGTTGAAGTTATTTTTGGAAGGACTATGTGATCTGGTCCTAATAATAAACCTAACACTtacatagtgcttttctcctgttggactcaaagtgctcaagagttgCAGCCACTGAGGGCGCGCTCAAAGGGGCCACCCTGAGGTGTTAGGAAGTCTGGCCCAaggaacttcttactgaataggcactgactctagccaggattcgaaccctggtctcccatgtcaaacagGAACCACCTCTCTGCTCTATGATGTATAATATAGGACATCAAGTTACTTCAAGGAAACTGAACAGGTTATTATTACTGGTGATATAATGAGTAGGCTGCAGTATCACATTGAACCACCAGGAGCTGTTGAAATCTTCTGTTACAGGTACCTTTTTGGATTATGATAGCCTGGTATCCACGTCCAACGTGCCATACTATTATGTACCATAACATCACAATTATACTCTACATTCACCATGCAACAAAAAGGTATGCAATTCCAACAAACATTGTTTTTTGTAGCTTTCAAGGAGTAGAACAAGATTTAATTACAGTTCTAAAAGAAAATCACCATGGTCTGTCACCAGATTTGGAATTAAATTAGAATAATATGTGTAATTaatgctttaaaaaaatgttcaatatttATTCTTGAGTTTAAGTTGGAAAGCATGTTGTATGCAGAGGACAGATTGGAGAGCATTCTTTATGCAGAGGACACTCTGGAGCACACATTGTATGTAGGACACGTGTTGAAGAGCATGTTTGGGGTTCAGGCTTGGTTCAAACtataaagttaaggaaaggtggggggaaaggctgcgcatccctaaacacatgttgcaattgaatggttaatcgcacaagcatacaccgcctctgccagactaaaaaatgcatgccctgcatccaagacaagtgctaacatttattaaactaggaggtactttagcttccaatatggtttgcatgcaaagtatattatactagacacttgcaccacggtgaggcaaacctccgggcaagtgacctaacctaaatttaaaaccttgggagcagctaagcaaaaaaaatgtgtaacttacatttggttgaacagcgaggagaacgctagcgcataccactaaggctgcatctgaaatgaccattaACTCAGTgtccagcacctaaatagattttctgcacacttcgcattcaattcagatgcaaaccatatgcaaatctgctactacttatcatgcaaacaggaaactcaggaggaggggctgggagcagctaacctgacagttacatagttacaaagttaaggaaaggtgggggggaaaggctgtgcatccctaaacacatgttgcaattgaatggttaatcgcacaagcatacaccgcctctgccagactgaaaaatgcatgccctgcatccaagacagatgataacatttattaaactaggaggaactttagcttccaatatggtttgcatgcaaagtatattatactagacacttgcgccactgtGAGGCAAacttccgggcaagtgacctaacctaaatttaaaaccttgggagcagctaaggaaaaaaaatgtgtaacttacatttggttgaacagcgaggagaacgctagcgcataccactaaggctgcatctgaaatgaccaccagctcagtgtccagcacctaaatagattttctgcacacttcgcatgcaattcagatgcaaatcatatgcaaatctgctactacttatcatgcaaacaggaaaatcaggaggaggggctgggagcagctaacctgacagttacatagttacaaagttaaggaaaggtggggggaaaggctgggcatccctaaacacatgttgcaattgaatggttaatcgcaaaagcatacaccgcctctgccagactgaaaaatgcatgccctgcacccaagacaagtgctaacatttattaaactaggaggaactttagcttccaatatggtttgcatgcaaagtatattatactagacacttgcgccacggtgaggcaaacctccgggcaagtgacctaacctaaatttaaaaccttgggagcagctaagcaaaaaaaatttgtaacttacatttggttgaacagcgaggagaacgctagCGCATACcattaaggctgcatctgaaatgaccattaGCTCAGTgtccagcacctaaatagattttctgcacacttcgcattcaattcagatgcaaatcatatgcaaatctgctactacttatcatgcaaacaggaaactcaggaggaggggctgggagcagctaacctgacagttacatagttacaaagttaaggaaaggtggggggaaagtagtagcagatttgcatatgatttgcatatgatttgcatctgaattgaatgcaaggtgtgcagaaaatctatttaggtgctggacactgagctggtggtcatttcagatgcagccttagtggtatgcgctggcgttctcctcgctgttctaccaaatgtaagttacacatttttttctgcttagctgctcccaaggttttgaaTTTAGGTtatgtcacttgcccggaggtttgcctcaccgtggcgaaagtgtctagtataatatactttgcatgcaaaccatattggaagctaaagttcctcctagtttaataaatgttagcacttgtcttgggtgcagggcatgcatttttcagtctggcagaggcggtgtatgcttttgcgattaaccattcaattgcaacatgtgtttagggatgcccagcctttccccccacctttccttaactttgtaactatgtaactgtcaggttagctgctcccagtccctcctcctgattttcctgtttgcatgataagtagtagcagatttgcatatgatttgcatctgaattgcatgcgaagtgtgcagaaaatctatttaggtgctggacactgagctggtggtcatttcagatgcagccttagtggtatgcgctagcgttctcctcgctgttcaaccaaatgtaagttacacatttttttttccttagctgctcccaaggttttaaatttaggttaggtcacttgcccggaagtTTGCCTCacagtggcgcaagtgtctagtataatatactttgcatgcaaaccatattggaagctaaagttcctcctagtttaataaatgttatcatctgtcttggatgcagggcatgcatttttcagtctggcagaggcggtgtatgcttgtgcgattaaccattcaattgcaacatgtgtttagggatgcacagcctttcccccccacctttccttaactttgtaactatgtaactgtcaggttagctgctttccagcccctcctcctgagtttcctgtttgcatgattagtagcagatttgcatatgatttgcatctgaattgaatgcgaagtgtgcagaaaatctatttaggtgctagacactgagctggtggtcatttcagatgcagccttagtgataTGCGCTAGCGttatcctcgctgttcaaccaaatgtaagttacacatttatttgcttagctgctcccaaggttttaaatttaggttaggtcacttgcccggaggtttgcctcacagtggcgcaagtgtctagtataatatactttgcatgcaaaccatattggaagctaaagttcctcctagattaataaatgttagcacttgtcttggatgcaggtcatgcatttttcagtctggcagaggcggtgtatgcttgtgcgattaaccattcaattgcaacatgtgtttagggatgcctagcctttccccccacctttccttaactttgtaactatgtaactgtcaggttagctgctcccagcccctcctcctgagtttcctgtttgcatgataagtagtagcaggtttgcatatgatttgcatctgaattgaatgcgaagtgtgcagaaaatctatttaggtgctggacactgagctggtggtcatttcagatgcagccttggtTCAAACTATGATGGACCCAGCTTGAGTAGTAGGGTATGTGTAATTCATTGATATGCTTTACCACTTCGAAGGTCCACTTCAATGTCTTCGGCACTCTGGAGCAGATGCATAGGATTCCATCAGAAGAATGGCGATTTATCTGCTGTCCTATCGGGAATGCTTGTTTTGGAAACTTAAAGGAGAAACCCAGATCGAGTGAACACTGACTTTGTGAAAAGACCTGTAGGAAATCATGGATCTGTTGTGTAGGTCTGTTGGTCCCCTGCTGTACGGAGATCTTGTCAATGGCAATGCAGAGAGcccggtgagtaacctctcatttatgctcttctcaggactcagcagagggaaggtgaGAGGGAAGCACTTGGGATGGGAGTGGGCCACCTTTTCATCATTAGgtacctgtaggcacaagcctacagtgccttatggaaaatccagccctgcacatTAATGATCGATTAACGATCATAAAGGGTACCTGCAATCTAGCTTATGTACGAAACTTTAGGCTTGGCTTCTCTTAGCTTACAACGCTACAGTGCTAAAAAGCAGtaaaacagacaaaacagaaaTGCATGAAAAAGCTGATATTTATTAGAATACAAAGAGAATAAAAGAGGCCTCCAAAGGTAGCACAAGATTCAGCAGACATGACATGACTCAGAATATACAGCACAGGATACCATAGACTGATTTATGGCAGAGCAGGCACAGTCATGTGACGACACTGCAGCTCTTGTGGAACCTATGCCAGGTTATATAGTTATTGTAAATCATAATGCGATAGTCTCAGTGTGCCTCAGTCGATCAGATCTCTGTGCCAATACAAGAGTCATGCACTCGCTCAGTACTTTGATTGACGAACATCCTCTTTAGAGGAAATGATTTTGCCATTGAGTGTTTCCTCAATGATGGTGCGGACTTGACGAGTGGTTTGAGGACCTAAAATAAAACATACAAAAGTATGAGCCAGTTGGAAGATTAATTAAAGATTTTCTATTAAAAACCATTAAAGTAATACTCTTGCTTACAGTTTAGTGTGCTTACAATTTATTTAAAAGgatcctgatcaataatgcaaataaTACTGATTATAACCATATTTTATACAACTGGTAAGTCACCGCCTGTTCATACAGTTGTTACTCTGATACTCTGTGACTATTATGAAAGTAAACTTGCTATAGTGTGTGCTGAATTTTAATTTGCCCACACATTACTCGATTTGTGGCATAGACATcaccgctagtgttgggcgaacacctggatgttcgggttcgggaacgttcgccgaacatggccgcgatgttcggcatgtttgggccgaaccccgaactccccgaacatcccgcttttgggggccctatggggtcgcaggcataaggggggagcatgccccaatcgcgggggggggggtcggaaattcccccaccccctccgctagcgctcccccctctgcccgcttccccatacaaaagtttgacgaaagtaaaatagtaccggtggtggtggctggctgctgcagtggctggctggcactatgaagtgactgaggaggaggagtcggagtaggacgcgttgagggaggccgggcagcgggcggttcagcggtagtacccttgtggtacttccgccctttctctgacctcacgtcctctgcatacgagggtacgcgtcacgcgtaccctcgtatgcgtcatcacgcagaggacgtgaggtcagagaaagggcggaagtactacaagggtactaccgctgaaccgcccgctgcccggcctccctcaacgcgtcctactccgactcctcctcctcagtcacttcatagtgccagccagccactgcagcagccagccaccaccaccggtactattttactttcgtcaaacttttgtatggggaagcgggcagaggggggagcgctagcggagggggtggggggaatttccgtttcccccccccccccccccgcgatcggggcatgctccccccttatgcctgcgaccccatagggggccgtattcggccgaacagggccctgttcggccgggcattcagcagttcgggcgaacccgaacagtttggccgaacaccaccaggtgttcggctgaactcgatcatcacccgaacagggtgatgttctgcagaacccacagtggcgaacactgttcgcccaacactaatcaccgCACACCGGAACGTGGCCACACCCAACCTTAATTCCAATTGGTTTCTGctcaaaatcgatcaaaattatcAGTTTGGCATGCTAGAAAGTTCTCACTTGCGCAGTGGTAGCAACATTTATTTCCAGATAACCAATGTGAAAtgtgtaccccttccccaaaccCCTCCGACCAAGTCAcccatacaggtggcagccattacttctgagcttagtaggaggttttagatcatgggtgtgtttgtcatcagctaccctccctcacaggggcgtcgtctatgtgaaatctcaaacAAGCTgaaatcacctcccctgtgacattatcagtagcagcctgtgttttgtttttgtatctcctccaccagtctgccggattctgtcccggcaatatgaaaggaagggaggggttcctccaataaatgtaaatattttatatttgtcatcatgcagctaaaaaaaaggctgttatttattattataagttagaaaatagattttatttctgaaatcttgtatttttaatttgggtccactttaacaacacttaaagagacactgaagcgaacttattttccccattttaccttataagtcgcttcagtgctctcaagcCAAGTAATCTgccacatccccgccgcaaaacgagcgctgtagagcccccaaatcccctgggggcAATctggctggcatttcctggaaggggcagagttttcagctgcagctctgccccgcctgacgtcaatcgtggcgcatcactgcctctccccgcccctctcactcttccttcatagagaggggcggggagaggcggcgatccgtgtggcaattgacgtcaggaggggcagagctacagctggaagctctgcccctcagcacagcaaaatccactaccaagttggtcgtggatatttgcGGATGGATgtgggggctctgcagcgctcgtttagcggcggggacctATCAGATTACTTGgcttgagagcactgaagcgacataaggtaaaatggggaaaataagtttgcttcagtgtctctttaattatagCACAGTAACACTTTAGATGCAAAATACATCACAAAGTGCAGCTAATAATATGCAAGGTACAACTGCCCTAAATTGAGATACTGGTCCTTTTACTTTATATTACATTTTAGTTTACACTTGTTTAATGTCCTTTACAAAGCTTGGCAGAAGATGGGCAAGGAGTATAGCTCTTATGGCTATGTTGGGGACATTAGACCATAACTatggtggtagggattagattgtgagcttatctgaggacaattagtgacatgactatgtactctgtaaagcgctgaggAAGATATTAGCGCTATAGAAATACTCAATGATAATAATGACCAGTAATCCCCAAATCTTTAAAGATTCTGCTACACCCGCCTTTTAGAAATATTGATATAAATGCATGATGCTGTTATAAAGAGGAATTCTCCACTCGTCATATCCAAACCCTAGTGATTTCTTTATAGATATGGTTACTAGGGATGGTTGGTTaatgtgatgcaaataattccaaattgatgctggattatgtaaatttataatgcaaatgtatgcatcttgaaaatggaccaatccaattcTGAGTtggaaaaaatttgcatattgaaaCTTGCATCATCCTGCATCTCCTTTGAATTATTTCCATTTGATTTACCATCCCTATTGTTTATAGAGGGATATAATTAAATATACTCACTTTCTTTGTAGGGAATGCTgttgggagaggaggagacaaaaatagaaaaatacattGTTACAAACTTTACAAGTTGAATCACCATAGAATGTTACATTTCTAAGCATGCTGTTAGGGAATTGTCTTAGAGCGAGCCcacactcttgcacagcacacaataaaaagtctttatttcacatagttgctgaagaaattcacttctctttgttctgtgtttgtttaggcaaaTCTACTTGTCTAATTCGTTCTGATTagtacactgaggcttaacccttccagtgccttTTTCAAAAGTGAAACCAATTGAAACTTCAGGATTTTTTTTAGGATTCTCATAAATTGTAATGACATTTTTTTCTCCATAAAGTTTATCATACTTTGGTTAacattttaaagcagagaggaacttCTGAGTTTGGTTCCATTTTAAGCAATAACTTGAATGTTACAGTGTAAAAATTATTACAACTGTGCAAATGTACTCCTGAAAGATGTATATACTGCGTGTCTTCTTACTTAGCTTCACTTATTTAGTAGGAGAATTACTCTGAAGCCGATAACAAACCCTAGTGGCGgtttctctgcctgctacctgcctGCTACAGGGCCTCAGGGGAGATGGAAACCAGGCCCATGACATCCACCTAGACTGCCTTATGGGTAATGCAACTCTAAACAGAGTGCAATATAACCATTTGTGATACAAAGTCTGTTAAATGCTACAGAAATACAGACACCTTTCCACAGCTAAATTCAACTGACCAAACACTTTTTCTGCTATTGGTTATTGGAACTGATAAGATACGGAAAGCTGATTATAGCTCTGTGGAGCTTTATCCCTTTGTGTTGCCAGTTTATTAGCAAGTCCCTGTATGTAAGCAGCTAGTGATTGCATTCAGGTGGGAAACGCAGACAAACTAAACCAAAACCTATTGTTGTTTCCCAATTAAGTGTAAAAAAACTGAAAGATTTGTTTTAAGGTCATACTTATAATAGTCTGCCTCTATATCTAGTTCACTGCTCATGCCTGCCCGCTGTATAGTTAGTTCAGCATCTTTTTGTTTCTACTTACTTAGAATCTTCTCCATCCAGAAGACGTCTGTAGGTGGCGATTTCCTGTTCCAGGCGGGTCTTGACATCCATGAGAATTTTGTATTCGTAGCTCTGGCGTTCCATATCTGAGCGCAACTCTGCCAGCTGAACTTCAACACCACTGATCAGCTCCTGTATCTGAGAGAGCTGTACACAGTACCGACCTTCTGTCTCCGCCAGGGTGCCTTCCAATGCTGCTTTCTGTGGTAAGAGAACAGACAGGTATGTTTTATTAGAGACTATGTTAGAGTTATAGTTTTCtattggaggatgattatgatgatgcttcCTGTAGGACAAACCACTTCACCACCCATGATCCTTAGAGATTACTGGTGGCTGTAATACCCAACTAACCACACTGAATGCCAGTGGCTGATGTCACTTTGCAGTCCTTCTGGCCAACAGATGACAAAAAGTACATTTCCAATAATACACTCCTATTGTCATTCCAATACAGGAAGTGTGGGAGGTGTGGCGATATTTTATTTTTCAGGTAAAATAGAGGTATAATAAAATCTGTGTAAGTTTCAGTGAAGTtatattttcttgtttgtttttattacattttgacTATAGCTATTCTATGACAGAcaggcaggcccagatttacctcagaagagcctataggcacaaatgtcctggcaccttagacttcgcccgccAGGAACCTATAaatcccaccaaactgcaccacaagtgtgctggctgccccccATCACTTTTCCCTTCCTTCTCCTGCCCGTcatgggtagctacaggtgccccttagtattaaagggacacttaagtcaaacaaaaaaaaatgagttttactcacctggggcttccaatagccccctgcagctgtccggtgccctcgccgtctccctccaatcctcctggccctgccggcagccacttcctgtttcggtgacaggagctgacaggctggggacgcgagtgattcttcgcgttactggccataatagcaccatctatgctgctatagcatatatcatatactatatagcagcatagagggtgctaatgtgtctgggaacgtgaagaatcgctcgctttcccagcctgtcagctcctgtcaccgaaacaggaagtggctgccggcagggccaggaggattagtgagtggctgcaagggcaccggacagctgcagggggctattggaagccccaggtgagtaaaactcttttttttttttgactaaagtgtccctttaagtagctagaacTACTCCCCgttttaagtagctagtggtgcctgaAGGGAgagctcgtcagtggaatgccaagagctgcgtGAGTAacgtctcatttacactctcatcaggactctgtataggcaAGGAGGGAATGAAGAGCTCGGGtagaggagtgagccgcctttccaacatcaggcgcctataggcacgtgccttccTGTTCTgtacatggtcctgacatcaccagCAATGCAGACAAAAAAAGTCAGCTGAAATCAGCTATGGGAAAGAATAAATAGTGGAAACACGCTGTCCTAAGCATGTCTGTTACTTTGAGATGCAGATATTGTcacatttatttaaagagaaactccggccaagaattgaactttatcccaatcagtagctgatacccccttttacattagaaatctattccttttcacaaacagaccatcagggggcgctgtatggctgatattgtggtgaacccccccccccccccccccacaaagaaattctgagtacgtactcttggcagtttcctgtctgtgaaccttgctgcattgtgggaaatagctgtttacagctgtttccaactgccaaaacagcaaacagcagctacatcacctgccagcagtaaaaatgtcaccatgtgataaatgtcagaatataaatcagggatttaaaatattttacaatgggcaaacactgactaaatcatttatacataattattgtaaaaatgaagcacttttttattacattattttcactggagttcctttttaaagcagGCCTTAGGTAAAAGCGTTAACTAATGATCGGCTATAAGAGCATTTTAGACTAAGGTCTTACCATGCTTAGCTGAGTCTGGAGTTCGATCTCCAAGCTTTGAAAGGTACGTCTGAGGTCTGTGATTTCGGATTTACTGGACTGGATCTGTTCACTGTGACTTGCGACTTCCCTGTTCAGCTCTTCTGTCTGTCAGGAAAACACACACAATAAATATGTTATTGTACTTGTACTCAGGCTAACAAAACATGTTACAGATCCACCAGCATTGTAAGGTTACCGTACCCTCTTAAAGTACCATTCTTCAACATCTTTGCGGTTCTTTTCAGCCAGGGTTTCATATTGATTTCTCATATCAGTCAAGATCTTGGTCAGGTCAACAGCTGGGGCCGCATCCATCTCAACATTAACGGTACCACCGACTTGTCCACGGAGAGAGTTCATTTCCTACACAACAGAAGTTGCATTATAGGAACTGACTATTGGTCATAATTTCCTTCAATACATCTTGGAAGATAATAACCCAAAGTCTCTTATTTCTAGATGGTTTCATATTTTGTATTTCACTATTACCACTACACAACTAGCATTTAAGAAGGATCATATTACTTGGCTATTTTTTATAAATGGATAGACATGTTAAGGGTTCAGTTGGGTTAATGAAAGATATATTCAACTGGGAAGGTCTTGGTGTAAACCCAAAACACTACAAGCACCGAATCTCCTACAAGAGGAGATTAGGTCCACCACACTAAGGGTAGCGATGGTTGGCTATTCCCTCTGTTGCTCTCGTGATCCTTTGTAAGGACTGAGTGAAAACTTAAAAATCATTACATAGTTATCTATGTGATCCCATCGCTCTTCAAAATAATTTGCCCCCAAATTATTTTTATCCCTACCTCTTCATGGTTCTTCTTCAGGTAGACCAACTCTTCCTTCAAGCTCTCAATCTGGATCTCCATGTCGGATCTTGTTAGGGTGAGCTCGTCCAGGACTTTACGGAGACCATTGATGTCAGCCTCAACATTCAGGCGCAGGGCCTGTTCACTTTCAAACCTAAACAAAAAAGTGGCAATTAAAAAATCAACCTTATTTTATGGTGCATTTATATATTCTTCCACTGTCTGTACATATGCTGACGGggtgtaactaaaaatcatggggcccaggggcgtagcaatagggggtgcagaggttgcgaccgcatcggggcccttgggccagaggggccctccatcaactacagtattatctctctattgatcctgtgctcataataatcacttctatagatattttgaatagtagtaatcattaacaaactgctccccatccccttcttgcacctctgacactgtgattgtccttggcaggttttggtgcgccgtatcaattgttatgtatagagtgcttggggggccccatgtaaaacttgcatcagggcccacagctccttagctacgccactgatggggccccccagcaatggGGCcgttaatgttcacaaccctttgcttgcctcttcttggtgaccctcaaACCCTGGGGGCCATCTCACAAGGTCCATAAATCAAATGTGGCCAGCAGgatattcacacccataacatgtttagccacaaaaacaccctatctggagtatcagagaaggATAAGGTTAGTAGTTAGGGCCCCCAAAACCTCTGGGCTCCTCTACAGTCACAGGAGCTGCTCCCCCCTAGTTACCCCCCTGGATGCTGTTTGTCAAATTGAGAAGGGGAGATAGCTTTTAGGCCTAAATGCTTACTTGGTCCTGAAGTCATCAGCAGCCAGTTTGGCGTTGTCAATCTGCAGGATAGTGCTGGCATTGTCCATGGTGGCATTCAGGATCTAAAAGATTAAGATACAATAATGAGAGGTCAGTTTACAGAAGAGATCAGGTTATTATTATCTCTCATGAGTATCATTTTCAGTTTGTCCATGTGTATTTTATCACATTGCATCCTCACAAGCGCATGTATGTTCAATTATGctagcatttaaagtggatccaagatgaagttttactcattgcataattgtgttcctttcatatagtttatagggcattcctcaagccaaatacttttttgtttttgttaattccctataaactaaacaagccacgcccacagcttttcagagagccaaggcattttcagacagtggcaagggctcatgggagctcagtctgggcaggaggagggggaggtattactagccagagatttcagaggcagaggggaggaggaggggggattaggtttt contains:
- the LOC137541653 gene encoding keratin, type I cytoskeletal 17-like; protein product: MTSSYSMRQSTSSTSGSLSGLGFSGLSGGRLSSVGHRTPSIHGGSGGKNISISSSRVASSGYSGLGSSIGGGLGSGLGGGYSSSNSYSYGGGFGGGYGGSYGGSFGGGDSLLVGGEKETMQNLNDRLASYLDKVRSLEKANAELEIKIREWYEKQAPSPSRDYSQYYKVIEDLRTKILNATMDNASTILQIDNAKLAADDFRTKFESEQALRLNVEADINGLRKVLDELTLTRSDMEIQIESLKEELVYLKKNHEEEMNSLRGQVGGTVNVEMDAAPAVDLTKILTDMRNQYETLAEKNRKDVEEWYFKRTEELNREVASHSEQIQSSKSEITDLRRTFQSLEIELQTQLSMKAALEGTLAETEGRYCVQLSQIQELISGVEVQLAELRSDMERQSYEYKILMDVKTRLEQEIATYRRLLDGEDSNIPYKESPQTTRQVRTIIEETLNGKIISSKEDVRQSKY